The genomic DNA GGACTCGATCAACCCTGTGGAGAAAATCGTTACTGATTCCTCGGGGAACCAGTATGGCTACGAGAAACTGCTGCTGGCCACAGGCGGTTCGCCAATCCAGCTGCCGGATTCACCGGACGGGGTCATCTACTTCCGCGATCTCGACGATTATCAAACATTGCGGAAACTTACCGAGCAAAAGGATGCATTTACGGTAATCGGTGGCGGATTTATCGGTTCTGAAATCGCTGCCGCCCTGCACATGCAGGATAAAGACGTAACGATCATTTTCCCGGAGGACGGCATTGGCGACCGGATCTTCCCCGAAGAACTCTCAAATCATTTGAATGAGTATTACGCTGAAAAAGGCGTTCGGGTGCGGACAGGTGAACTCGCTGATTCCATTCAGAAAAAGGATGAGGAGTACGTCATCCAGACCGACTCTGGTGATACGCTGACTACCGACGTGGTCGTGGCGGGACTCGGTATTCGTCCCAACACCGGACTGGCCGAATCCGCCGGACTCGATATCAATGATGGCATCCTGGTGGACAAAAATTGCCGGACGTCCCATCCGGATATCTTTGCTGCCGGCGATGTAGCCAGGTTCTTCAATTCTGCACTGGAAGAACAGATTCGTGTGGAGCATGAGGAAAACGCCAACATCCAGGGGATGATTGCCGGAGTGAATATGGCCGGTGCCGACCGGGAGTACGACTATCTCCCCTTCTTTTATTCCGATCTGTTTGACTATGGATACGAGGCAGTCGGACGCACTTCCAGCGAATTAGACATTGTAACCGACTGGGATGAAAAGTTCGATTCCGGCGTATTTTATTACCTTGATGAGAACAGGGTCAAAGGCATCCTGCTCTGGAATACCTGGGGACAGATTGAACATGCCAGAGAACTAATCGGATTTCACTCTCCGATTGCGGCAGAAGACCTGATGGGACGACTGCCGAAAGAAGGTAAATAAAGTGTTAAAGTGTTCAGGTATTCAAGTGTTCAAGTTGGGGGGATCTTAGCGTTCTTAATTCCGGTGGGACCCATTGGAGTGGCTCTTCAGGAAATTCATTTATATCAAAGAGGACGCCAACCGAACATACAGAGCAGCTATAAACGCCAATAACAACGATACCAACGTTCCAATCAGGAAATACTCGGCGAAATCCCGGTTCTTAAACTCACGATAGCGTGCGATAGATTTTACCGCGATAACGAACATTACGCCGGCGTAGTATCCGAAGACCAGGAGAAAGTAAATTAGCGTCCGTTCCAGGTATCCGATCAGCCGGCCCCGGTTGTATTCGTCTTCATCGGTCTGGTTATTTTGGTCCACCGGTTCGGCGCTGATACGTGCCAGTATGTCCCGGATCAACACCGTGCTCTCCCGCAGCGTAAAGAGAAATCCGGTGATGACCAGCAGTATGAATTTCAACATCTCTGGCGATCGAATTGCCGAGAGCAACGTAAGGTTTTCTCCAAAATCGACAAGCGCATCCGATAGCGGATTAGCGGAATTCGGACTGATCTCCACAAGATACCGGAGCAGTGACGGGAAGGCGATCAGCACAAGTAGCAAGCCCAAAAAGAAACTCGGCCGGGCGCCGTCTCTCATCCAGATCAGGTCATACATCAGGAGCAGTCCCCCAGCGAGGATAAGCATAAAAGTCTGCTCGAACCCGGGCAACGTGATGCCAAGGAAAATGTATATTCCCAGCCGAAACAGCGCGACAAATACGGGTGCTCCATATTCCGGAAACTGGTTCCGGCGGATAGCCAACCGGCCGAGGAAAAAGCCCAGTACCAGGTAGATCTCAATGAGCGTCATTTTGCTCTCCGATCAGCGTGTTCAGATAAAACTCTATCGTCTTCTCAGTCTTCAAAACAAGTGCTGTGTCCGGGTGCGAAAGGTTTTGTGAAATTGCCGGCTGGGAAATGCCTAAGCGCTTTTCCAAATCGGCCTGTTTATCCCCCAGGCGATGGTAGTGTAGAATGTTCAATCTGCGAAATTTCCACTGCCTGATTATCCGGTCTATCCAAGCGCAGTGTAGGTCAAGGATATCACTGGTTGCTATATCTCCCTGAAAGCAGAGGTGACGATCCTCCTGCTTTGCGTTTTCCAGTGCTTCCCGAGCGTTGTGGAAAGCGCTACCGTCCATCCCGATAGCGGATTGATTATTTATCGGGGTTTCGATATCCCCCAGTCCCAGCGCGAACCGCACCTCGATTGGCTCATCTCCTGCCCGGAGTTGTATCTGGGCTTGATGGATGATGGCAAAGAGTTGTGATGCGTTTGCGAGTACCCCCTGGAATTCATCTCCAAGCGTGACCGTCAGCGGCGAGAGGAATGCGCCGGAGTATTCACTATTTATTTCGTTAATCACCCCTTTAAAAAGATTCTGCGCACGACTTCTATTGGAGAGTTCTCTGGAATTAATAATGTCGCCAAGCAATACGAAATGGGACATAGGTACATCCTATATAAGTAATCAGTTTATATTAGTATAATAATAAGTATTTATCTTATATATGCAAGGGATTATTTGTTCCCTGCACATAAAGCTGGTTATGTACACTAAAAAAACGAGGTTTTTAAACAAAAAAATAAGAGGAGTAGCTATAATATCTAAATTATAACCACTCCTCTTATAAATGTGCCCTGTCAACCCCTGGAAGAATTTGGAGGCTGACCAGGGTTTTGGATCATATTTATTGTCGGTTTAGGCTTCCCGGAACTTGATGGTGCAGCCCAGCGCCTTGGTCTTCTTCTGGGGAACTTCTTTCCCGTTGACGACAGCTTCCAGCGCCGTCTTCAGATACTGCTCTTCCACTTCTTTGGGATTATGGGCGTTGTCATCGATAGTCCCGTGGTAGACCAGTTCACCAGAGGCATTGAATAAAAAGGCTTCCGGGGTCCGGGTCGCGTCAAAGGCTCTCGCCACGTCAGAGGTTTCGTCCATCACGTACGGGAAATCGTATCCCTTTTCATCCGCCCGTTTCTTCATGGCGGAAAAGCTGTCGGCTGGTTTCTGTTCGGGATCGTTGGAATTGATCAGGATTACTCCAACCCCTTTATCCTGGAAGGAATTCCCCATTTCTACGATCCGCTCTTCCCAAGCCTGTACCCAGGGACAGGAATTACACGAGAAAATAACCAGGGTTCCATTTTCGCCGGCGACATCACTAATTGAGACCGCCTCTCCGACGGCATTCTTCATTTCCACGTCCGTCTTCGGCGCTTTTTCACCAATATCGAGCGCCAGCACCGGTGCGGCAATGGCGATAGCCACAACAGCAATGACAAACGCAAAAAGTGTCGATTGTATTTTTTTCATACTATCCTCCGTTATTTCGTTTACAGTGCCTCATTGATTGCATTGACGAATTCGTCGTATGAAGCCTTCCCTTGCCAGAACTGCTGCAAGTTTCCGTTTTCATCATAGATAAAGGTGGCAGGGAGCGCCCCTGTCCATTCTGAACTCAATGCGTTGATAAACGGCATATCTTTGCCGGTCTTAAAATATGTAGTAAAACCGACTCCGTGTTCTGCAAGGAATTGCTTCGCCTGGAGTTTTTGATCGGGAAAATCCCCAGAAACTAACATAAGACTCACTCCCTTGTCTTTCGTTTCCCTGTAGGCTTTCAGCATATCCGGGAATTCCTCCCGGCACGGCTGGCACCAGGTGGCCCACACGTTCAGTACTGTCACCTTCGCCGGAGAGGACTGTATAATCTGCATCAGGGAATCGGCATTTACCGGGACCAGGCTAACATCTTCTGGCTGGACGGTTCCCACGGTCTGTTTGGTTTGGTTCTCCTGTGTCCCTCCGGAATCGGCACAGCTATAAATACCGGTTATCAACAAACAGCTGATTGTTATTATTGAGAGTGATTTAGTCATCTTTTTAAATATAGCAACATATTCAAATATATCAATCTATGGCAATGTATTACGGGAGTAATTCAGATTGCGATCGAGAGCCGGAGATGCGTCCTAAATGAGAGAAGCCTTTTACAGAATATGCAGTACGTAATATTTCTTTATACCCCATGCCTTTTCAAAGTATTGAGGTAATTTCCTTCCCTGTGTAAACAAAATTATAAACCAAATCTGTAGACTTTTAGTATAAATATCCTGAGTGGATATAAATTCCGCCCCGGCCATCTCTGGGATGGAGTGATTTCGCCACGTCAAGCGTAGTGATGAAATTACGGTTTATTATCACGCTCAGACCGGCGCCAACGCCATGATGCAGATTATCTTCTTCAGACGAAAGCACCCTGCCCGTATCGTAAAATCCGTTGAGCGTAAAGGTGATATCGTAATCCAGTAACTGCCGATGGTAGAATTTGTACCGCGATTCCAGGTTGACCAATCCCAACGACTGTCCCACCACCCGATTTTGCTGTACACCCCGAATAGTCTGAGAGCCGCCGAGTCCTTCCCTGATTCGATAAGAACTGAATAAAACCGGCAATACATAAAATGGTGTTTCTCCGTGGATATTTCCCTGATATTTCACTCGCGTGGCAATAGTCAGCTGCTCCGGTATCACCGGGAAATACTGCCGGTGCGTAATTGATGCAATAGTATAGGTTTCTTCGCTTCCAAGCGTATTCATAAAGTGTGTAACGAAGGCTTCGCTCCAGACACCGGATTCCGGCGCCATATCCGCATCTCTGGAATCATAAACGAATCCTCCCTTCAGATAGCGGGCCTTTCCCCCGTTGGCCTCCTCCTGCGGAATTAAATTGACGTTCCGTAAATCGGAATACAATGTGCGATTTGGGAGATCGGCATCGAATTGATGCGTTCGGGTCTGCCTGATTTCGATGTCCAGCAGACCGATCCCGCTAATCCAGCGCCAGTTTCCGATGAGGTCACCCTGCAAATCTGCCGTGAGCCGCCACATGGTTCGATCGTAGGTGTAATACAGTCGACTGATATATTCATCCGCATCATAGCGAGGGTCATCGGGAGTGGAGATTTCAACGGCGGGACGATACGGCGACCCGTATCCGTTCATCCCATAGAAAGGCTGAAGCATATCCGTTTCATATCCGATAAATCCGGTCAACCGCAAACCGGATTCACCGAACTCAGGTAGATCCATAAACGCTGTGACAGTTTGACTTGCCCGGGTCGTGTGGCCAAAACTGAGCCGAAACATTTGCTCGTAATTCGGATACCGGCTTCCGTCTCCGAAATTATAGAAATCTGCAGTTGCTCCGTATTCGATCCCCTTGTCCGAGTTGTATCCCAGAGAAGGAACGGCGCCGATTGTCCAGCCATCATGTGTCCGCGTTGTATCTGCGCTGTAGGCGGGGGAATTAACGGCGAAAGCCGCAAGTAAAGTAATAAACAGAGATATTGACCGAATCTTCAGATTCACAAGGAGGACTAACTAATTTCGCCGGTAAATTTGAGGGTCGTACTACTCAGCGAATCGCCGGAAGCACACAGGTAAACGATGGCTTCGGCAATCTCCTCCAGATCGACCCAACTGCTGGTGTCGACATCCGGCATTGCGTTGCGGTTTGCTTCACTGTTTATCGTGGACGGAGCTAATGCGTAGCAGCGGATCCCATCTTTGCCGTATTCACTGGCGGCCGCTTCTGTCAGCGAGGCCACCGCCGCTTTAGACGCCGCATAGATCGCATTGCCGGGCTGTCCTCCAAACACAGCCATGGACGAAAAATTGATGATTTTGCCATCCTGCTGTTCAGCCATCACCGGTAAAACCGACTTCATAATGTGAAACGTCGGCTTCAGATCCATATTCAGCATTTTGTCCAGTTCTTCACCCGAGTGCTCGTGGAGCCGTTTGCCGCCGAGCCAGCCGCCGATTGGATTTACCAGAAAATCAACCCTACCGAACGTGTCAATGGTCTCCGTAACGGCTACTTCTGCCTGTTCAAAATCATTCAAATCAGCCTGCAAAATTTTGACCCGACCGGGATACCCCTCCCTGACTTTTTCCAACGATTCCCTGTGCCGGTCACTCCGGTACACTACCGCGACTTTAAGATCCGCCTGTAATAGTGTTTCAGTCACGTAGGACCCTACTGAGCCGCCGGCCCCGGTGACCATTGCGACTTTACCTTCCAACGATTGCATGGAATTCCCGCCTCCTTCCCGGTTATTTTTCCTAAGGTTATGAATATAGGAGTCTGCCCGGATTCTCAACAGGGGAATTCTTATGTTCAGTCATTCCGACCGAGCCCGACTCGTCGGGGGAGCGGAGGAATCTGGTAAAGGAATCTCCAGAGGTAATCAGACGATATCCTTCCCCGAAGGGATCCCGTTGGGGCGGCTCGCTTCGCTCGCTCAGGATGACTGGTGGGGTCTTTCCGATGTGAAATGATGAAGAAAATAAGTCATTCCGACCGACCCCGATTCATCGGGGGAGCGGAGGAATCTGGCAACTTACACTTCAGAAGCAATTTGAGTGAGATCCCTCGGCTCTCCTGCCGGGGTTCCTTCCTTGAGTCTGCCATTGGACGGAATCCCACCCAGAAAATCATTCATCACGCCACGGCGGGATGGCGAAATAAAAAGAACCGTCGGCGACCCTGACAAGGGATCACCGACGGGGGATTAGCTTCGCCTCGCAATGAGATTGCGAGGCTGCGTTGTCTTGAACTTTCGTAACCATAAATTCTCGCTGAAAAGCAGGTACCTCCGTAATTACGACGATGAGAACAGTCCCACATGAATCTCTGTGGGACGGATTCTTCCCGATTGCATAGAGACCTCGTTCAGGATGACTTTAATTGTTAATTTTCCCAGAATACAATTAGTGGTAAAAATCCTAAAATACCGTTACCCCTCCTCGGTGATTCTTCGTAAATTTTCATCCGATTATGGTAAAGACTCCGACATACATTCGATATGTCTCCCAATCCGATAAAGTAATCCCCGTATCCTATGCCTGACTTTATCACATCCACCTACTTTTTGCTGGCAGTGGTTATTGCGCTCGGTATCATCCTGGGGAATTTCAGGTACAAAGGCATTTCCCTGGATAATTCCGGCGTCCTTTTTATTGCGTTACTCGCCGGACACCTTGGGTTTATAATTCCCACCGATTTTCAGGATATCGGCCTCGTGCTGTTTATCTTCACAATCGGCATCCAGGCCGGACCGGGATTTTTTGAGTCGTTCAAGCGGCAGGGGCAGTCGCTGATTCTCTCCACCGTTACTCTGGTTTTGACCGCTACCGTCGTGACTGTTATCGTGGCCCTGCTGTTCCGCGTGGACTTCAACCTGGCCGTTGGCCTACTGACTGGCGCGCTCACCAGTACGCCCGGTTTGGCGGCAGCTATCGAAGGCACGAATTCCCCCCTGGCATCCATTGGCTACGGAGTGGCCTATCCGTTCGGCGTTATTGGCGTCATCCTGTTTGTCCGTCTGATTCCAAAGATATTCCGGGCCGACCTCGAACGGGAACGGGATGCCTACCAGGAGGCGGAGCAGGAGGATTATCCGGAGCTCCGGGGACAAAACTTTATCGTAGAGAACCAGAATATCTCCGGGAAGACTCTGCGTGAGTTGAAAGTGTACAAGATGACCGGCGCCAATATCTCCCGGGTACAGCGCGGCGAAAAGGCCAGCAGCCCGACGCCGGAAACAACGCTGGAGACCGGCGACCTGATCCGGGCTGTGGGAACCGAAGAGGCGCTGCACCGGCTGGAGCTGCTCGTTGGTCACCAGACGGATGAAGAGATTCCGTTAAGCCAGGATTACGATTTTCAGTGGGTATTAGTGACGAACAAAAATGTCGCCAATAAAAAGATCGGAGAACTGAATTTGCTCGAACGGTACAACACGACCGTCACCCGAATCAGGCGCGGCGGTCTGGAAATTACGCCCCAGCCGCACCGGCAAATCCGGTACGGCGACCGGCTGATGATTATCTCCACCAAAGATAATCTCTCGCGCGCCATAGAAATCCTTGGAAACGAGGAGCGGCAGCTCTCCAAAACCGACTTCCTGCCTATCGCCCTGGGAATTGTCATCGGCGTACTCATCGGACAAGTCCCGATTCCGCTTTTTGGCCTCACGACCATTCACCTCGGTCTGACCGGCGGCGTGCTGGCGACGGCGCTTATACTGAGCCGCATCGGCAAAACCGGGCCAATCATCTGGTCCATGTCCTGGCCGGCAAACAATCTGCTGCGCCAGCTGGGATTGTTATTCTTTCTGGCGTCCGTGGGCACCCATGCCGGCGCCGAGATCGCCGGGACGTTCACCCAGTACGGGCCAAAACTCTTTCTCATCGGGGCAATCATCACAATTATTCCAATGATAGTAATGACGCTGGTGGCGTATTTTGCCTTCGGAATGAATTTTCTGGTCCTGCTCGGCGTCCTGACCGGAAGCATGACCAGCACCCCCGGCCTGGCTGCGGTGGATTCGCTCACCGAATCCAACGCGCCACAAGTCTCCTACGCCACAGTCTATCCCATCGCACTCGTCTGTATCATTATAATTGCGCAGGTGTTGGGAGCGCTGTAATATTGTTTGAGGGTTCGGGTGTTTATCCCCCAATGAGCTCCGAATGGCTGCATGGAAAGTCACTCTGGGCTTGTCGAAGAGGACCTTCCCACATGCTCTAAAGCAACTTTAGTGAGGGCTACATTTCTCAGATAGTAATCTATTTCATCAACACAACTCGAAGGGTTTTGACTACCACAGAAGGCTGGTCAGCGATCTTATATCTGATTCGCACCAGGTATACACCGCTCGCCACTGACGGTCCCGCATCGGATTCTCCATCCCAGCGAAGGGAATGTCGGCCGGCGTCAACGCGTGCATTGTGCAGCGTCTCCACCTTCTGTCCCAGCAGATTGTATACGCCGGCATTGATCTCACCCGGTGTCGGGACGGTATACTCGATGGTCGTCTCCGTGTTAAACGGGTTCGGGTAGTTTTGGGAGACGTGAAAAATTTCAGGAATTCGGCTCTCATCCTGAACCTCCACCGGAACACTCCCGGTGGCCGCCCAGAGCCGTGGCACTCCAGTGTGGTCAGAGTTCCATAGAATCACTACTTCGTATGCATCCAGTCCCGATCGAATGTGGGCGATAACTGGTGTTATGTCCGCTCCGGAATTTTTGGTGACACGAACAGGGCGCTCCTCAGATGATGCGCATTTCACAAAGATTTCTCTGTTACCACGATATTCGGCGTCCCAGGCTATCAGCATGTTATTCTTGTCTGGATACCCCAGCGTCAGGTGGGCTGAATTATCGCCAATAAGTGGAATCTTTACTACTGAAGTCCATGCTGACCATCCCTGATGGGGCCCCCACATGGTTGAATCGAAGCAGTCCTCCGATATCAATATTGCAGCATAGTTCTTTGAACCATCGCTTACCAACCATCCCGCGCGTGGTTGTAGTCCAAATCCCTGCACGACCTGAATTTCGGAGGTATTTGAATTTACGGTGGCATGGGGCACCAGATCTCCCCAATAAGGCTCTGTACAGCCGACAAAACAAAATCCCCTCTGATAGTACGTGGTACTTACTGACATTGATGATTCAGTCTCGACGAGTGCGACAACCTGATAATCGGGTATATCGCCTCCCCATAACGTCGCAAACTTGAAATCCTGTATCCTGGGTGTTCGGAATTCATCCTCAGCGAATATAATAGTATCCGAATTTAACACCTGATTCTCTGTCAAGTCATAGCGGAACTCATAAAAAAAGGAATCCTGATAGGTGGTGTACGTAAAAGTTACTTGATTCGTATTTCCCCAGGGTGTATTAAAAATTCGGTACTCATCTAAACCGGAGAACCATTGAACAGAGTCGGGTTGAAGCCATCCACCATCAGATGATATCTTTCGAAGTAGCATGAGCATTGAATCTGATGTACTTTTATTCATCTCCAGCCAGATAACGGCCATATACTCAGAATCCCATTTCCCGTGATATTGTGGGAAATAGCTCGAATCCGTTGACTGGGAGATGTTCAGAACTTCTAATGCTAACTCTTCGTTCTCAAACCAAAACTTTCCCAGAAAGATGTCGGAGATGTGGCGTGTCGTCCTCCCTTCAAACAGGACGACTGCAGTATCGACGGAACGCTCAAAATTTTCAACGACAATCGGCCGGCTCAGGACTTCTATGGAATCGGCGACTAAGATTTGGTTCGTCCATTCGGCTTGTACTGTGGGTCCGGATAAAAGCAGCAACACCAGTCCGCATAAACGAATACATCGTTTCATGTCACACTCCTGACGAGTAAAACCAACGCAAAGGGCACAACTGTTATAATATTACTCCCGGCAAACACGGAAATCAATAGTGGAAAAAAAAGCCCCGCCGGGTTCTGCAGGGCTGAATTTGTGTGACAGTTTTTTTAGGATGGAAATTCATTTCATCCAATCATCTGGCGAAACATCAGGGTAATCGTACGATTAGGATTACGATGAAGAGTAAGCGCCTCCCCCCTTCTTCAATTTTCATTCTTCATTCTTCAATATTCACTCTTCATTCTGCATTCTTTAATCCAAATGACACAGTGGAGCCTTGGTAATTGGACATTGGATATTCAATTTGCTCCTTTCTCCTTTCTCCTTTTTTTATTCCCCAATCACCTTCACCAGCACTCGCTTCGACCGACGGCCGTCGAATTCGCCGTAAAATATCTGCTCCCAGGGACCGAAGTCCAGTTTGCCGCCGGTGATAGCCACTACCACTTCTCTGCCCATAATCTGGCGCTTGTGGTGGGCATCGCCATTATCTTCCCCGGTGCGATTGTGATTGTACGTCTCCGGACTGGGATCAAACGGCGCCAATTCCTCCAGCCACTCCTTATAGTCCTGGTGCAATCCTGGCTCGGCGTCATTGATAAAAACACTGGCGGTGATGTGCATCGCATTGACCAGCACCATCCCCTCCTGTACTCCGGATTCATTAAAAATCTGTTCTACGTCTCTGGTAATATTTTTAAAATCCATGCGGGCAGGGATGTTGAAGGTCAGGTATTCCGTGGTTGATTTCATGGTAGACTCCTTTCGCCAATAAATTAATACCGTCTAAATTTATCACTCCCAATATAAAAACCTCTTTGTTTCCTATCAGGAACTTCTTGTCATCAGACTCGGATTATTTATATTGCACCGTGATGACAGTGATAACACCAGACCGATTAGCGCCGGGAAAGCATTTCGGGGAAGCCCGGCAATTCCTGGGGCATTTTGGAATTCAGGAGCAGTCGCCTACCCTGGACCACCTGGAGACAATCGCCCAAGAGTTCAGCCGGATCCCGTACGAGAATATCAGCAAAATTATCAACTTTGCGAAACACGGCGAACAGACCGGTTTTCGTCTGCCGGACACTATCTACGAGGATTATCGCAATTTTCGCCTGGGCGGCACCTGTTTTTCTCTGACCTGGTATCTGCTGGAAATCCTCCGAAACTGCGGTTACGACTGTGATCCTATCCTGGGAGACATGAAATGGGGTAAGAATGTGCACTCGGCAATTCTGGTGTATTTCAATGAGGGGGTTTATCTCGTTGACCCAGGCTATATGATTCACCAACCACTCCTGATTTCCCAGGATACCCAACAGCGTCACCTGACGCCTCACTCCGGTATCGAAATCCGGTTTAATCGAGAGGTGGAACGGTATGACGTCTACACCTTTCGTAATGGCAATTTTACGTGGCGCTATCGCTTCACGGCATCCGGCGTGGATTCGGAGGAATTCAGTCAGCACTGGATAGCCTCGTTTACAAAACCCACCATGAATGGCATTATACTTACCCGCACCGCCGGTGGTGAAATGATTTATATCCACGACGATTTCACCAAGGTAACCGGACATGAAAAAGTCCAGCGGCATAAATCCAGAGATGTTGCGGAAAAGCTCATCCTGAACGAGTTCGGTATCCCGTTGGACTTGGTTGAGGAAGCCCGGCATTCCCTGGAAATAAACCGAGAAGTAACGAAAGAAACCGTCGATGCAACCGACTGAACCGGATCCCGTCAAACTGTTTATCGGTGTACTATACTCCGATGAGCAGAGAATGGAACAGGCGCTAAAAATAGGCGAGGAGTCATTCAGCGCCGTCGATTACCGGAGCGAAACATTTCCGTTCGAAGTGACCGATTACTATGCCGACGAGATGGGCACTCCGATCTTCCGGATGTTCGTGAGTTTTACAGAGCTGGTGAACCCTGGAATCCTTGCTTCAGCCAAAATTCGGTGCAATGAGATCGAGGAAACGGCCGCCGTTGACGGAGAGCGTACGGTAAACCTGGACATCGGCTATATGGATTTCCACAAAGTGGTGTTGGCGTCGGCAAAGTTCAATGGACAGAAGATCTATCTGGACTATGGCATCTATGCTGATCCTACACTTTATTATAGAAAAGGCTCATTCCATCCGTATGACTGGTCCTTCCCGGATTTTAAGGAGTCGGATCGGTATTACGAGAGCTTGCTGGAAATCAGAAACATTTACAAAAAACAAATGAAAAACTAATTTTTGAAGGAGGCCGGCCTGCAAGGACTCAAGCATCTATTTACAAATTGCTGAACTACATGCTAGCATTTAGGCCCTTCAAACCGAACACGTATTTACCTTGCCTTGATATGAAACCTAATCCATACTTCGAACCCGAACCTCAGTATTCTCATAATCACGTAATAATTTCACTAATTCACTCACGTCCGTATTACCATAATGATACGGATAGAGTATTTTCGGCTGAAACATTGTCACGGCGTCGACAACCATCTTTGGAGTCATGGTATACGGCAAATTCATCGGCAGGAAGGCGATATCAATTTCGGTCAGGTCCGCCATTTCCGGAACATTTTCCGTGTCGCCGGCAACGTAGACCTTTATATCGC from Candidatus Neomarinimicrobiota bacterium includes the following:
- a CDS encoding NAD(P)/FAD-dependent oxidoreductase — protein: MRKYTYLIIGGGMTADAAIRGIRQVDSAEPVGLLSAENHLPYNRPPLSKGLWTGMDEEKIWRHTDSQDADIHLETVADSINPVEKIVTDSSGNQYGYEKLLLATGGSPIQLPDSPDGVIYFRDLDDYQTLRKLTEQKDAFTVIGGGFIGSEIAAALHMQDKDVTIIFPEDGIGDRIFPEELSNHLNEYYAEKGVRVRTGELADSIQKKDEEYVIQTDSGDTLTTDVVVAGLGIRPNTGLAESAGLDINDGILVDKNCRTSHPDIFAAGDVARFFNSALEEQIRVEHEENANIQGMIAGVNMAGADREYDYLPFFYSDLFDYGYEAVGRTSSELDIVTDWDEKFDSGVFYYLDENRVKGILLWNTWGQIEHARELIGFHSPIAAEDLMGRLPKEGK
- a CDS encoding SatD family protein, coding for MSHFVLLGDIINSRELSNRSRAQNLFKGVINEINSEYSGAFLSPLTVTLGDEFQGVLANASQLFAIIHQAQIQLRAGDEPIEVRFALGLGDIETPINNQSAIGMDGSAFHNAREALENAKQEDRHLCFQGDIATSDILDLHCAWIDRIIRQWKFRRLNILHYHRLGDKQADLEKRLGISQPAISQNLSHPDTALVLKTEKTIEFYLNTLIGEQNDAH
- a CDS encoding thioredoxin family protein is translated as MKKIQSTLFAFVIAVVAIAIAAPVLALDIGEKAPKTDVEMKNAVGEAVSISDVAGENGTLVIFSCNSCPWVQAWEERIVEMGNSFQDKGVGVILINSNDPEQKPADSFSAMKKRADEKGYDFPYVMDETSDVARAFDATRTPEAFLFNASGELVYHGTIDDNAHNPKEVEEQYLKTALEAVVNGKEVPQKKTKALGCTIKFREA
- a CDS encoding redoxin domain-containing protein, which translates into the protein MTKSLSIITISCLLITGIYSCADSGGTQENQTKQTVGTVQPEDVSLVPVNADSLMQIIQSSPAKVTVLNVWATWCQPCREEFPDMLKAYRETKDKGVSLMLVSGDFPDQKLQAKQFLAEHGVGFTTYFKTGKDMPFINALSSEWTGALPATFIYDENGNLQQFWQGKASYDEFVNAINEAL
- a CDS encoding BamA/TamA family outer membrane protein, whose product is MNLKIRSISLFITLLAAFAVNSPAYSADTTRTHDGWTIGAVPSLGYNSDKGIEYGATADFYNFGDGSRYPNYEQMFRLSFGHTTRASQTVTAFMDLPEFGESGLRLTGFIGYETDMLQPFYGMNGYGSPYRPAVEISTPDDPRYDADEYISRLYYTYDRTMWRLTADLQGDLIGNWRWISGIGLLDIEIRQTRTHQFDADLPNRTLYSDLRNVNLIPQEEANGGKARYLKGGFVYDSRDADMAPESGVWSEAFVTHFMNTLGSEETYTIASITHRQYFPVIPEQLTIATRVKYQGNIHGETPFYVLPVLFSSYRIREGLGGSQTIRGVQQNRVVGQSLGLVNLESRYKFYHRQLLDYDITFTLNGFYDTGRVLSSEEDNLHHGVGAGLSVIINRNFITTLDVAKSLHPRDGRGGIYIHSGYLY
- a CDS encoding SDR family oxidoreductase, which translates into the protein MQSLEGKVAMVTGAGGSVGSYVTETLLQADLKVAVVYRSDRHRESLEKVREGYPGRVKILQADLNDFEQAEVAVTETIDTFGRVDFLVNPIGGWLGGKRLHEHSGEELDKMLNMDLKPTFHIMKSVLPVMAEQQDGKIINFSSMAVFGGQPGNAIYAASKAAVASLTEAAASEYGKDGIRCYALAPSTINSEANRNAMPDVDTSSWVDLEEIAEAIVYLCASGDSLSSTTLKFTGEIS
- a CDS encoding transporter, translating into MPDFITSTYFLLAVVIALGIILGNFRYKGISLDNSGVLFIALLAGHLGFIIPTDFQDIGLVLFIFTIGIQAGPGFFESFKRQGQSLILSTVTLVLTATVVTVIVALLFRVDFNLAVGLLTGALTSTPGLAAAIEGTNSPLASIGYGVAYPFGVIGVILFVRLIPKIFRADLERERDAYQEAEQEDYPELRGQNFIVENQNISGKTLRELKVYKMTGANISRVQRGEKASSPTPETTLETGDLIRAVGTEEALHRLELLVGHQTDEEIPLSQDYDFQWVLVTNKNVANKKIGELNLLERYNTTVTRIRRGGLEITPQPHRQIRYGDRLMIISTKDNLSRAIEILGNEERQLSKTDFLPIALGIVIGVLIGQVPIPLFGLTTIHLGLTGGVLATALILSRIGKTGPIIWSMSWPANNLLRQLGLLFFLASVGTHAGAEIAGTFTQYGPKLFLIGAIITIIPMIVMTLVAYFAFGMNFLVLLGVLTGSMTSTPGLAAVDSLTESNAPQVSYATVYPIALVCIIIIAQVLGAL
- a CDS encoding T9SS type A sorting domain-containing protein — translated: MKRCIRLCGLVLLLLSGPTVQAEWTNQILVADSIEVLSRPIVVENFERSVDTAVVLFEGRTTRHISDIFLGKFWFENEELALEVLNISQSTDSSYFPQYHGKWDSEYMAVIWLEMNKSTSDSMLMLLRKISSDGGWLQPDSVQWFSGLDEYRIFNTPWGNTNQVTFTYTTYQDSFFYEFRYDLTENQVLNSDTIIFAEDEFRTPRIQDFKFATLWGGDIPDYQVVALVETESSMSVSTTYYQRGFCFVGCTEPYWGDLVPHATVNSNTSEIQVVQGFGLQPRAGWLVSDGSKNYAAILISEDCFDSTMWGPHQGWSAWTSVVKIPLIGDNSAHLTLGYPDKNNMLIAWDAEYRGNREIFVKCASSEERPVRVTKNSGADITPVIAHIRSGLDAYEVVILWNSDHTGVPRLWAATGSVPVEVQDESRIPEIFHVSQNYPNPFNTETTIEYTVPTPGEINAGVYNLLGQKVETLHNARVDAGRHSLRWDGESDAGPSVASGVYLVRIRYKIADQPSVVVKTLRVVLMK